The DNA region TCTTTTGAGCTGCTTGAGTTTCTCCAGTATACTCAACTTTCAAGCCATATTTTTTAAAGAATCCCTTTTCATCCGCAACAACCCACGGTGTAGAGTCACAAGCCAATTTTGAGGAAGTTTTTATTGCAATTAATCCATCACTGCCAGGCTTTAACTTATCCGCTATAGATTTTGATGAGGACGCTGATGAACTTGAAGATTGTTTACCGCAGGCTGTTGCCACCAAACTTACTGTGCATACTAATGAAATAAGCACTAGTAAAGATTTTTTGTTAGATCTTTTCTTAACCATAAATTAACCCCCTAAATTCTTATTTATTTCATATTATAAAAGAGACCAAAACTTTTCAAATTTACGAAAAGTTTTGGTCTCCAGTATCTCCAGTGAACCTAAAGTTTTTTATTATTTATAATATGCATCTGTTACCATATCTGAAACTTTTACTTTACCCGCTGGAATTGAACCATTTTTAACTGAGTCATCCAGCCAAGGTTTTAAATATTTTGCATTATCGATGTTTAGAGTCTCAGTATAATAATGACTTCCACTAACTGGTTGTCCTATATGTTTTGCAGTTAAATCTGCTGCTTCTTTAGTATTATGATTTGCCCAAGTATCTGCTTCTGTCATTGCTTTAAGAAATTTTCTAACTACATTTGGATTTTCAGCTGCCCAAGTTTTGTTGACAACCCAATAGGTTAAACCTGCTGTTGGTCCAAGATCAGTATCTGCTGTATCTGCTATTTTTACATTGCCTGCCTTTTCCATTCCAGTATAATATGGTGGATGTACTGCTGATACATCAACTGTTCCTTGAGTAAGGGCCTGTAATGCTTGAACATCTGGCATTGTTACCCATTCTATTCTATCCCTTGGAATTCCATATTTATCAGCTAAAGTATTTCCCTCAAAATCAGTACAAATATTAGCAGAACCTGTTGTAAACTTTAATTTTTGACCCTTTTTATAATCTGCTAAATCTTTAAAAGTTTTAACTCCAGCCTGTGAAGCTTTAGCACTAACAAACCACCACATATGTCTGTATTTAGGATCTATATCTGGTGCTGGATCTATTCCTGCTGGTCCGACACCTATTATATTAGCTCCTCCTGCTACTGCTGGTGCATAAGTATTTGGATGAAAAGCATTAACATTATTGTTTCCATTTAAAATAGATGGAATTTGTTGAGCTGCTTGAGTTTCCCCAGTATATACTACTTTCAAACCATATTTCTTAAAAAATCCCTTCTGGTCAGCAACAACCCATGGTGTAGATGAGCAATCTATTTTTGAAGAAGTTTTTATTGGAATTAATCCATCACTATCAGGCTTTAACTTATCTCCTGTAGAATTTGATGAAGACGCCGATGCACTGGAAGATTGTTTTCCGCATGCAGTTGCTACTAAACTTACTAAGCATATTAGTGAAACAAGAACTAATACAAATTTTTTACTGAACCTTCTTTTAATCATTAAAATTTACTCCTCCTAGATTTTTATATTTAAAGTATTTGTTTGATGGAATAATTACCTTTTTATAAAAATAACTTATGTATTGGCATAAACTATTTTCTAAATTGGCAAAATAAACTTCAGCAAAAAAGCTAAGCTCTTTCAAATCAATGAAAAAACTTAGCCTCCAGTAAATCTGGTCAACTAAAACTTTATTATATTATTCCGATGTGTTTACTATAAGATACTATATATTAAAAAAAGTGTCAATACTTTATTTACACTTTTTTAAATATGTTATTTTATCTTCAATGATTCTCATCAAACAAGTATATGAAATTTCTCCTGTTTACAAAGAGATAAATTCAGTTAAAATTTCAAGTTAATTTTATTTTCATCTACTGAAAATCCCAACAATTCTATCTTCTTTTTTATATTCTTTAAATCTATTTTTGCATTATCATACTCAAATTTTGCTTTTTCAGAAGCGTAGCTAACATTTACTTTAACAATACCTTCTACCTTTTCTAGCGTTGATTTTATTCTCATTGAACATAAATTACAAGTCATTCCATATACATTAAGTGAAATATTTTCTATCATATCATCACATCCTAGTTAAAAATTTTTAATAATATTGTTATTTGTATATTTTAAAGAAATGGCATATAAACCACAATAAAAAGACTAAGTATATTGTAAAATTAAAATACACTTAGTCTCCAGTGTTTCTGATAAATCATTAAAATCATATTTACTTACATAATAACCAATATGTAAATATCGTTTGTTCTCTGAATAATAACTACTAAATAATTTATTTTAAGTTTAGTAGAAGTATAAACTACTACTAAGTGATATTCATTTACCTCTAAAACATAAACTTATTGGAATAAAGGAGTTGATAAATATCTTTCACCAGTATCTGGCAATAACACCACTATCTTTTTCCCTTTATTTTCAGGTCTCTTTGCAATTTGTGTTGCTGCAAAAGTAGCTGCTCCTGAGGATATACCTACTAATAAGCCTTCATTTTTTGCCAATTCTCTTGCTGTTTCAATAGCTTCTTCATTTTTTACCTGAAATATTTCGTCTATAACCTCAGCGTTAAAGGTATCTGGAATAAATCCAGCTCCAATTCCCTGAATTTTATGTGGCCCTGGTTTTCCTCCAGATAAAACTGGAGAATCGAAAGGTTCCACCGCAATAATCTTTACATTTGGATTTTTACTTTTTAATGTCTCTCCTACACCACTAACAGTTCCACCAGTGCCAACACCTGCTATAAAAATATCTACTTGTCCATCTGTATCTCTCCAAATTTCTTCAGCAGTAGTCTTTTTATGAATTTCAGGATTATTTGGATTTTTAAATTGTTGTGGTATAAAAGAATTTGGATTTTCCTTTGCCAATTCTTCAGCTTTTTTAATGGCACCTTTCATTCCTTCTGGCCCTGGTGTTAAAACTAACTCCGCACCAAGTGCTTTAAGAAGATTTCTTCTCTCTAAAGTCATTGTTTCAGGCATAGCCAGTATAAGTCTGTATCCCTTTGAAGCTGCCACAAAAGCAAGGCCTATTCCTGTATTACCACTTGTAGGTTCAATTATAACAGTGTCTTTATTTATTAAACCTTTTTCTTCCGCATCTTTTATCATAGCATATCCAATTCTATCTTTTACACTTCCTGCTGGATTAAAATACTCTAATTTAGCAATAACTTCAGCTTCCAATCCCTTGTGAGCATTGTAATTTGAAAGTTCTAATAATGGTGTATTTCCAATTAAATCAACTAATTTTTTTGCTATTTTTGACATATTTATTTTCCCCCTAAAGTTTTATATTTTAACCTACCATTCCTATTTGTTTATTATAATACCATATTTCACAAATATATTCTATAGTTTTTTACTATTTATAAATAATTTTCTTATATTCCTTTTGGTAATAGTACAGTAAATTCTGTTCCCTTACCTAAATTGCTCTTTACAGCTATATTTCCTTTATGAAAATTCACAATGGCCTTTGCAATAGTAAGTCCTATTCCAGCTCCTCCTGTCAATCTATTTCTAGATTTATCTACACGATAAAATCGTTCAAAGATATAGGGTAAATCTTCTGAGGATATTCCTCTTCCTGTATCTTTAATTTTTATAATTATTTCCTTATCACTTTTATCAATAATTATCTCTACATTTCCATCCTTAGGTGTATATTTTAACGAATTAGATATGAGATTTATTATAACTTGACTAATCTTATCTTTATCCGCAAATACAATTTCTCTTTTTCCATTAAGATTAATGTTAATTCCTTTATTTTTAAAATCAGCCTGAAAATTATATATTATTTTCTTTATTTGATCATAAATATCATATTTAACCTTAGATAATTTATAATTTTCACTTTCATATTCAGCTAAATTTTCTAAATCTCCTATTAATCTATTTATTCTCAGGCTTTCTTCATGGCAGCTTTCCAATCTTTCTGTACTTGGTTTCCATATTCCATCTATCATAGCTTCCAGATGACTTTGCAATGTTGCCAAAGGTGTTCTAAGTTCATGGGCAATATCAGCAGACATTCTTTTTCTTAAATTTTTCTGATTTTCAAGGGTTTCCGCTAAATTATTAATTGTTGAAATCAACAAATCAATTTCTGCTGTTTCAGATTTTTCAGTAATTTTATTATTATAAAAACCATTGGCAATATTTTGTGCTGCCTTAACGACTCTGGATATGGGATTGCTCAACATTTTAGCCATAAATAAACCTAACAGTACAGCAAAAAATAGTGCTAACATGCCTACGCCTAATAAAAGCTTATTCAATGTATTTATAAATTCTATATCATTATCACTATAATAAAATGGACCGTAATATCCAATCTGTAAGTTTCCTATTTTATTATTATTATTGTGAACTGTATATAATTTTTCTTCATATTTACCACTACTATTACCATAATATTTAGTCATATTATTTTCGATATGGTCTATCATCTGTTTACATAATCCATTGTTATGGGTAGCGGCATCCCATATTACTTTACCGGAATTATCACTCAGTTTAATAATTAATCCCTGTTCAAGAGCATTGATACCTATACTTTCAATGGATTTATAATTCCAATTTTCATTGTCGCTGTATTGTTTGGAAATTAAATCTGCTAATTCCTTATTTTTATTTTCCTGATTTTCAATAGTATATTCTTTAAATTGTTTTTCTAAAAATACATTTGTCATAAGGCTTATCATCAGTATACTTATTATAGCCACTAAAGCATAAGTTAGTGCTAATTTTGTCTTTAAACTACTTTTCATTTATTATTCTCCCCCTATCTCATTCTCCAAATTTATAACCTACACCACGTATAGTCTGAATATATTTAGGAACTCGGGGATCACTTTCAATCTTATGTCTCAAATTTTTTATATGAGAATCGACAGCTCTGTCATAGCCTTCAAAATCTCCACTTAATGCAATAGAAATTAGTTCTTCTCTCGTAAATACTTTTGAAGGATGCTTAGCCATTGCAATAAGTATATTGTACTCATTACGGGTAAGATTAACTAGAGTCCCAGCTTTTCTAACCTCATAAGATACATTGTCTATTATAAGATCATTCTGATTAAAAGAATATATATCAGACGACTGAACTTCATCAACTTCAACTCTTCTTAATAATGCCTTTACTCTGGCAACAAGCTGTCTTGGACTAAAAGGTTTTGTTATATAGTCATCTGCTCCTATATCGAGACCATTTAAAATATCCTCCTCACCAATTTTTGCAGTAAGCATAATTATAGGAACTTTTGATTTTTTAATTCTTAAAAATTTACATATTTCTTCACCATTTATATCCGGCAGCATTAAATCTAAAATAATAAGATCAGGATTAACATTATAAAATAAACTTATAGCTTCATTTCCGTTAGTAGCTGTAAAAGCATAAAAATTACTATTTTCAATATATGATTTTATAACTTCTATAATCTTTATTTCATCATCTACAATTAGTATCTTTTTTCTATCTTTGTTCATATTAAAGCTCCATTCAAATATAAAAATTTTATATATAATAATTATCTCCCAAAAGTTATTAATAAAAATTAGCTACTATATATTGTAAAAAATTAATGTATAGAATACAATAGGCTGAATAGTAAAAATTTATTTACAGCCTGTTGTTTTAATCATATAATTATAGACAAACTTCATTTAGTGAAGATTTATCCGATGACTAGTCGCTGTAATACTCCACCGCACTCTGTGAAAGTGATTCACACAAAATTAAAAATTTTGGTTCTCTACTTTTCTAAAGATGGAGATAACAGCGACACGTCCCTGGATAATTCATCTAAACTTGGTGGGAGTACAAACTCCCACCAAGTAAGATTCATTGATATTTCTAATAATTTTGTCCTCGCTGTATCATTTAGATAAATCCGCTGCTGTATCCATATTAATTATGTAAGACATTACAGCGGACAATAAATTGTATAAAATTTGTAATTTTTAATGCTGATTATTTACTTGCATTACTCATGTTAGTCATATTGCTCATATTACTCATAGACGCATTATTATCTTTAGTAGTCTTACTTGAACCGCAACTAGTAAATATTAGTGTTGCTAATATCAAAATTATTAAGTTTATAATTATCCACTTTTTCTTTACCACTAAAATACCCCCAATTAATTTTAAATATAACAAAAAAGCTAAATAACTATTTAAAATAATTATTTAGCCTCCAGTTTTCTGGTCAACTATTGACAATTTCATTAAAAATTCATAGTAATCATATGTAATTAATATGTTTATATATTATTGCATTTTATCTATGCTGTCAATAGAATTCATAAATTATTAATATTTTCTACATTATTTCTACAATAAATATTAATTGTATATATGCTATGTTTTTTTAACCTGTGCTGGGCGCACCATAAAAATACCAGTTCATAAATAATGAACTGGTATTTTCCACTAATAGTTTTTTGCTTAAAACTTAAACTAATCGTTATACTGCAAAGCAGCTCTTCCCTCATCTTCACTGCTTATACGTATAACATTTTGTACATCATAGACAAATATTTTTCCATCGCCTATTTTTCCTGTGTGAAGTACTTTCTTTGCTGTTTCAACTACAGATTCCACAGGTACGTCACATACTACTATCTCTACTTTTATTTTTGGCAGCAGGTTTATATCTACTGTGGTTCCTCTGTAATATTCCTTATGTCCCTTTTGCATTCCGCAACCTAAAACGTTTGAAACTGTCATTCCTGTAATTCCAATTCCATCTAAGGCATTTTTTAATTCCTCAAACTTTCCAGGAGCAGTTATAATATCTATCTTTGTAAGTTTTTCGCTCATGATAATACCCCCTTCTTATATATATTATATCCGCAATAAAATATTTGTTCTTAAATTAATTATTTACTCCGCCATAAGCTTCTTCACCGTGAAGAGTAACATCTAATCCTGTCTGTTCTTCTTCTTCACTTACTCTGATTCCCATAATCTTATCTATTACTTTTAATATGATGAAGGTTACTACTGCTGAATACACAACTGTTGCTATAATTGCTACCAGTTGAGCACCTAACAATTTAATATTTCCATAATATAGTCCATTTGCTCCTGCTGAATTTATTGTTGTTGATGCAAATATTCCTGTAGCAATTCCTCCCCAAATTCCGCCTATTCCATGACATCCAAAAGCATCTAATGCATCATCATAACCAAATTTCGCTTTCATGAAAGTTACTGCATGGAAACAAACAATCCCTCCAATAAGTCCAATTACTAATGATGCCATTGGTGTTACAAAACCTGAACCCGGTGTTATTGCTACCAATCCTGCCACTAGTCCACTAGCAACTCCTAGAGATGTTATTTTCTTTCTATAAAAATACTCGCAAGCACTCCATGCTATAGCTGAAGCTGCTGCTGCTGTATTTGTTGTTAAAAATGCACTTCCTGCTAAATTGTTTATTCCTAGAGCACTTCCTGCATTAAATCCAAACCATCCAAACCACAATAAAGCTGCTCCTAATACTGTCATTGGAAGATTATGTGGTATTGATATCTTCTTTCTTTTTCCAAGTACTATTGCTGCTACAAGCCCTGATACTCCGGAGCTTATATGAACTACGTTTCCTCCAGCAAAGTCTAAGGCTCCTAAAGTTCTTATCCAGCCTCCTACTCCCCATACCCAGTGAGCAATTGGATCATAAACCAATGTGGTCCATAATAACACAAATAATGCAAAGGCTAAGAATTTCATTCTTTCAGCAATTGCTCCTGAAATTAATGCTGGTGTTATTATTGCAAACATTAACTGGAATAGCATAAATACCTGCTGTGGTATTGTAGCTGCATAATCAGCATTTGGTGCAAAACCTACTCCACTTAATCCAAAGAAATTAAAACCACCTATTATTCCTTTTATATCAGTTCCAAAAGCTAAAGTATAACCTATGAATATCCATTGAATTGATACAATTGCCAACGCTGCATAACTATACATTGTGGTACTTAATACATTTTTTCTTTTTACCATTCCTCCATAGAATAATGCCAGTCCTGGAGTCATTAACATAACTAATGCTGCTGCAATAATTACAAATGCGGTATCTCCTGAATTTACTCCATTCATTTAAAAGCCCCCTTTTAGATAATTTAATAAAATATAAATAAAATATTAATGCTGTGACATTTAAAATATTACTGAGTTTTAAAATAAATGTCAATATATTTTTATCAATTTATCAAGAAAACATTACTGGAAATATTAATCTTTTATTTTTTTACTTTAAAAGAATGCTTATTAAGATAACTATTAAAATTGATTTCAGTAAATAATTCAGCAAATAATCGATAAAACCTAATTTTCTTTATGAATAATTTGAAAGTGATTAACCTTTTTTCCAGTTTATGCATAATATATAACTGTAGTAAATTTTATGGAGGTATATCGTGAATACTAATAACGATAACAACGAACAAAAAGTAAATAATTACTATGATACAGAAAATGTGAATTATGACTATAATACTTATCCATCACCATACGATTCTTATTACCCTGAGTACAATGATTATAGATCTTACAATGAACCTATATTTGATAATTATGAAAATCCTGAAGAATATGAATATCTTAATATTGATGATGATTATCAGTACAGACAGGGTGAATTTGGAAGACCTAGACGTAGAAGACGCAGAAGACGTAGACGTAGATCCCAATTTCCTTTTATTATCTTCCCATTCTTTTTCCCATTTGAAGGATTCGATGATGACTGGGAGGACTTTTAAAAAAATATTTTTTCTTTGAAAATAGAGAGCTATTTAGTTATTTTTACTTAACTGAATAGCTTTTTATTTTATTCAAAATCAAATAAGAACTCGTAGATGGAATGAACATAAAATTAAGTTGAAGTAAAAACAAGTATGTTCCTAAGCAACGAATTCTAGGCATCAGATTAAATAAAAACTTTATCTGATGCCTAGAACTGTATATAGAATCTTTATATTATAATTTGTCACTTATAATTAATTATGTCTTGACAAGACTTTATTATAAATATCTTCTATTAAATTTAATCCCCCTGTATATCCTACATAATTACGTTGAAGTATAGTTCTGTCTACTATTGGCAATCCAACGCTTACATTTGTAGCTCCGAGATGTGCTGCAATATCTACATCCCAGGAACTTCCTAAAATTAATGGACTTATATTAATCTGGAACTTAGATAATTCTGAATTAATTATTCCTCCATCTTGAGAAAAGGTTATATCAGAAGATATATTTGGTGCAATATTTTTAAAATATCCTCTAATTTCATCTCTAAATACCTCTGGAACATCTTCAGTTATAAACTGATGTTCAGGCAAGAGTCCCAAATCATTTATTAAAAACCTAGTCATGGCAAGAGAATAGGCTGAATCATTTATAGTAAAAAATCTTTTAGGTAAATTAAATCTAAATTCCACTAAAAAATCTGCTAATCTAGTTAAATAGTGATAGTATTCATTTTCTTCCTTTTTTATCACTTCATCAACTACTTTTTTATCTATACCTGCATAATCAGCCACTTTATTCAAAAATTTTGAAGTTTCAACTGCTCCAATAGGAAGTATTGGATAATGTAAATACGGTGTATTAAACTTTTTCTCCAAAAGCTTGACAGTTTTTATACCTATCCAAGGAGAAATTACAATATTAAATTCAGCCTTTGGTATAAGGTTTATAGCTTCAATACCTCCACCATTATATCCAAATAATATGTTTGCCTTAAGTCCTATACTTTCAAGCAATCTTTTTATTTCTTTTAGATCCCCTTCCCAAAATGGGTCATGAATGGGAACTGATGCAAAAACATTTACAAGCCCCGGTATTTTTTCTTCATCAGCTTTTAAATATTGATTTATTATAGCCTCAAGGACAAGTTCATGTCCCTTATAGGCGTCGCCTTTAAATCCTGCTGTTTCTGCATATACTATAGGTATATCTTGTCTTTGAAAATCTCTAACCACATTTCCTATATCGTCTCCTATTATATCAGAGGTACATCCCGTAAGAACTACAAATAAATCGCCATCCATTATCTTTAAAGTACTCTCTATAAGCTTTTTAAGTTTACTTTCTGCTCCAAATACTACATCTTTTTCTAACATATTGCTGCAGGGAATAGCATCTCCTCCAGCATATCTTGTACCTTGATAACCTCCACAGGTGGACATTGCTGCTGATAACTTTGAACTACATCCTGGTCCTGCATGCAAAATAGGTATAGCTCTTTCTATAGCTACAACAGTTTGCTGTGCACCAAGAGCACAAAAATGTCTTGGTTCTTGAATTAATTCACTCATTTTTTTCTTCCCTCCATAAACTTAAATGTTTCCTGCTGTAACCACCAATCAGTATAAGGAAGTTTATTATGGGAAGCTATACCTTTAACAAAGGAAGTATTGCTAATTGTATCTAAAATTAGCTCTCCATAATTTATCAATCCCTGATATCCAACTCCATAATGTTCATCCAAAGATAAAAATGATGGTATTCCTAGTTTTGTAGCCCATATTGTACCCGTATGTCTACCTATATATATATCCGGCTTATACTTATACAGCATACTAACTAATTCATAGGATTGCTTATTGCAAACAGAAAGTTTAAAATTTCCATAATGCTCTACATCATTTCTTAAAGTATCAGATTTCTTATCAAAATTATCAAATATGGGATCATGATGCCAGGTAGAGACCCCTACAAGATCCATACCAAGTTCTTTCACAATGGCCACTATGCTATGAGCATAAGCTGAACCTGCACCTATAAAAACTTTTTTCCCTGACAGTTTTTTTCTAAGTTCTGCTATTTGGAAAGCTGTCCTGTTTTTTTCTTCTTCTATAAGTTCTTCAACCTCATCCTCTTTATGAACTATTTTACCAAGTTCTCTAATCCATGCATTAAAACCGGCTGCTCCATAAGGCCCTGGAGCTTTAACTTCAGGTACTCCAAAATATTTTTCCAACCCTGCAGCTAAATATGTTCCCAAAGTAGAACATATTTGCAGTGTAGCAGCGGCTTCTGAAATATGGCTAAGCTGTTCTATAGTAGTAAAAGGAACAATATAATTAACTTTAAGTCCAATTTTCCCAAGAAGTGGTGAAAATACATCTGTGCCATGAAAATTAATTATATTTACTACATCGGACTTTTTTTCTCTTGCAGGTTTAACTATTTTTCTCAAAATCCCATGATAAGAAGCATCAAATCCTGTAGCCCAAATTCTTGAACGAAAACCTTCACAATATATGGGAACTACAGGTATGCCAATTTCCTTTTCAATTTTATCCGTTACACTTTCAATATCATCCCCAATTATTGCAGAGACACAGGTAGTAGTTACAAATATAGCTTTGGGATTAAACCTATTTTTTGCCTCTCTTATGGCATTTTCAAGTTTATTTAAGCCCCCATATATAGTATCTTTTTCAGTTAAATTTGTATTTATATATTGTACATTGCATACCGGTATATTTCTCGCTTTTCTCCCTGATCTATTTACTAAATTACGTCTTGGTATATCACCACTACAACCTGCTGGACCATGTTCTACAATTGCAGCATCCTGAATACAGGATAATTGATTCATAACTTGATCCGCACTACAGGTTGTACATTGAGTAAAAGACCTATCACGATTACATAAAGTTTTATTGTCATAACTCTCACATAAATCAGAAGCAGTACCTTCATAGCCATTAATTGAATTAAGTCTCTTCTCCCTTATTTCAACTGAAGATTTTTCTATATTGACTCCCATATTTTTCCCCCTTAATATTCTAAAATTTTACCCTTACAAAATTTCAATACATAAAATTTCAAAGCTTGTAATTATTAACGCACACATTTTTTACATGACCTAATTAACTGTATAGAATTTAAACTTATATTTTCAACAAAAAAAGACCATGTTTCACTCTATTCATCTCAATAGTAGTGAACATGGTCTCTAGTTTTTCTAGTTGACCGTTCTTAAATTATATTCAAAATATTTGCATTAATACTAAAATTATTATAATTTTACTTTTACAATTTGTCAAATTATATTATAATAACTCCCAAAATATATTTATCCTATATTGGGCAAGTAATCCTTATAAGCTTTGATATCACTAGATTTTTCTGTAAAAATTTATCAAATGTTTGCCAAATTACTTTTCACAATTTTAGATTACTAAATAAAAGTTTTCTTTATATATCAAAATTTACTACATTAATTGCTTTATTATCTATAAAAGACTCTATATTTTCACCTAAAAGATCAATAAGTCTTTGCCTTGATTCAACGCATTTGCATCCTATATGTGGAGTTAAAATAACATTGTCCATACAAAACAGTGGATTATCAAAA from Clostridium pasteurianum BC1 includes:
- a CDS encoding P-II family nitrogen regulator, with protein sequence MSEKLTKIDIITAPGKFEELKNALDGIGITGMTVSNVLGCGMQKGHKEYYRGTTVDINLLPKIKVEIVVCDVPVESVVETAKKVLHTGKIGDGKIFVYDVQNVIRISSEDEGRAALQYND
- a CDS encoding response regulator transcription factor; the protein is MNKDRKKILIVDDEIKIIEVIKSYIENSNFYAFTATNGNEAISLFYNVNPDLIILDLMLPDINGEEICKFLRIKKSKVPIIMLTAKIGEEDILNGLDIGADDYITKPFSPRQLVARVKALLRRVEVDEVQSSDIYSFNQNDLIIDNVSYEVRKAGTLVNLTRNEYNILIAMAKHPSKVFTREELISIALSGDFEGYDRAVDSHIKNLRHKIESDPRVPKYIQTIRGVGYKFGE
- a CDS encoding ammonium transporter, with translation MNGVNSGDTAFVIIAAALVMLMTPGLALFYGGMVKRKNVLSTTMYSYAALAIVSIQWIFIGYTLAFGTDIKGIIGGFNFFGLSGVGFAPNADYAATIPQQVFMLFQLMFAIITPALISGAIAERMKFLAFALFVLLWTTLVYDPIAHWVWGVGGWIRTLGALDFAGGNVVHISSGVSGLVAAIVLGKRKKISIPHNLPMTVLGAALLWFGWFGFNAGSALGINNLAGSAFLTTNTAAAASAIAWSACEYFYRKKITSLGVASGLVAGLVAITPGSGFVTPMASLVIGLIGGIVCFHAVTFMKAKFGYDDALDAFGCHGIGGIWGGIATGIFASTTINSAGANGLYYGNIKLLGAQLVAIIATVVYSAVVTFIILKVIDKIMGIRVSEEEEQTGLDVTLHGEEAYGGVNN
- a CDS encoding nitrogenase component 1; the encoded protein is MSELIQEPRHFCALGAQQTVVAIERAIPILHAGPGCSSKLSAAMSTCGGYQGTRYAGGDAIPCSNMLEKDVVFGAESKLKKLIESTLKIMDGDLFVVLTGCTSDIIGDDIGNVVRDFQRQDIPIVYAETAGFKGDAYKGHELVLEAIINQYLKADEEKIPGLVNVFASVPIHDPFWEGDLKEIKRLLESIGLKANILFGYNGGGIEAINLIPKAEFNIVISPWIGIKTVKLLEKKFNTPYLHYPILPIGAVETSKFLNKVADYAGIDKKVVDEVIKKEENEYYHYLTRLADFLVEFRFNLPKRFFTINDSAYSLAMTRFLINDLGLLPEHQFITEDVPEVFRDEIRGYFKNIAPNISSDITFSQDGGIINSELSKFQINISPLILGSSWDVDIAAHLGATNVSVGLPIVDRTILQRNYVGYTGGLNLIEDIYNKVLSRHN
- a CDS encoding heavy-metal-associated domain-containing protein codes for the protein MIENISLNVYGMTCNLCSMRIKSTLEKVEGIVKVNVSYASEKAKFEYDNAKIDLKNIKKKIELLGFSVDENKINLKF
- a CDS encoding nitrogenase component 1, which encodes MGVNIEKSSVEIREKRLNSINGYEGTASDLCESYDNKTLCNRDRSFTQCTTCSADQVMNQLSCIQDAAIVEHGPAGCSGDIPRRNLVNRSGRKARNIPVCNVQYINTNLTEKDTIYGGLNKLENAIREAKNRFNPKAIFVTTTCVSAIIGDDIESVTDKIEKEIGIPVVPIYCEGFRSRIWATGFDASYHGILRKIVKPAREKKSDVVNIINFHGTDVFSPLLGKIGLKVNYIVPFTTIEQLSHISEAAATLQICSTLGTYLAAGLEKYFGVPEVKAPGPYGAAGFNAWIRELGKIVHKEDEVEELIEEEKNRTAFQIAELRKKLSGKKVFIGAGSAYAHSIVAIVKELGMDLVGVSTWHHDPIFDNFDKKSDTLRNDVEHYGNFKLSVCNKQSYELVSMLYKYKPDIYIGRHTGTIWATKLGIPSFLSLDEHYGVGYQGLINYGELILDTISNTSFVKGIASHNKLPYTDWWLQQETFKFMEGRKK
- the cysK gene encoding cysteine synthase A; amino-acid sequence: MSKIAKKLVDLIGNTPLLELSNYNAHKGLEAEVIAKLEYFNPAGSVKDRIGYAMIKDAEEKGLINKDTVIIEPTSGNTGIGLAFVAASKGYRLILAMPETMTLERRNLLKALGAELVLTPGPEGMKGAIKKAEELAKENPNSFIPQQFKNPNNPEIHKKTTAEEIWRDTDGQVDIFIAGVGTGGTVSGVGETLKSKNPNVKIIAVEPFDSPVLSGGKPGPHKIQGIGAGFIPDTFNAEVIDEIFQVKNEEAIETARELAKNEGLLVGISSGAATFAATQIAKRPENKGKKIVVLLPDTGERYLSTPLFQ
- a CDS encoding sensor histidine kinase, which codes for MKSSLKTKLALTYALVAIISILMISLMTNVFLEKQFKEYTIENQENKNKELADLISKQYSDNENWNYKSIESIGINALEQGLIIKLSDNSGKVIWDAATHNNGLCKQMIDHIENNMTKYYGNSSGKYEEKLYTVHNNNNKIGNLQIGYYGPFYYSDNDIEFINTLNKLLLGVGMLALFFAVLLGLFMAKMLSNPISRVVKAAQNIANGFYNNKITEKSETAEIDLLISTINNLAETLENQKNLRKRMSADIAHELRTPLATLQSHLEAMIDGIWKPSTERLESCHEESLRINRLIGDLENLAEYESENYKLSKVKYDIYDQIKKIIYNFQADFKNKGININLNGKREIVFADKDKISQVIINLISNSLKYTPKDGNVEIIIDKSDKEIIIKIKDTGRGISSEDLPYIFERFYRVDKSRNRLTGGAGIGLTIAKAIVNFHKGNIAVKSNLGKGTEFTVLLPKGI
- a CDS encoding ABC transporter substrate-binding protein translates to MIKRRFSKKFVLVLVSLICLVSLVATACGKQSSSASASSSNSTGDKLKPDSDGLIPIKTSSKIDCSSTPWVVADQKGFFKKYGLKVVYTGETQAAQQIPSILNGNNNVNAFHPNTYAPAVAGGANIIGVGPAGIDPAPDIDPKYRHMWWFVSAKASQAGVKTFKDLADYKKGQKLKFTTGSANICTDFEGNTLADKYGIPRDRIEWVTMPDVQALQALTQGTVDVSAVHPPYYTGMEKAGNVKIADTADTDLGPTAGLTYWVVNKTWAAENPNVVRKFLKAMTEADTWANHNTKEAADLTAKHIGQPVSGSHYYTETLNIDNAKYLKPWLDDSVKNGSIPAGKVKVSDMVTDAYYK